The Penaeus vannamei isolate JL-2024 chromosome 39, ASM4276789v1, whole genome shotgun sequence genome window below encodes:
- the LOC138859955 gene encoding eggshell protein 2A-like, producing the protein MRRRMLTGGDGGDGVNYNYWSLGGDSDHGDEYGDGEDCNDGDNGDEYDDGEGYNNGCGNGDEYGGGEDCNDGGDNGDGFDGENCNDVGDNGDEYDDGED; encoded by the coding sequence ATGCGGAGACGTATGTtgactggtggtgatggtggtgatggtgtaaaCTATAACTACTGGAGCTTGGGTGGCGATAGTGACCATGgtgatgaatatggtgatggtgaagactgTAACGatggtgacaatggtgatgaatatgatgatggtgagggctATAACAATGGTTGTGGCAATGGTGATGaatatggtggtggtgaagactgCAACGATGGTGGTGACAATGGTGATGGATTTGATGGTGAAAACTGTAACGATGTTGGTGacaatggtgatgaatatgatgatggtgaagactaa